The DNA region TTCGCCCCAGCGCCGATGCCCAGCTGCTCAATCGAAATGACATTTTCTTTTAGTTAAAGATGTGTTCACATAGTAGTGCAATGCCCTGTAATATTTAAGGCTTTTCTACAAATACAACTCCAAATCGCCTTTACCTTCACGAACAATATCAAAGTCGCCGGTAGTGCAATCAACTATGGTTGATGGGATGTTGTCGCCATAACCGCCATCAATTACAATATCCACCAGGTCTTCATATTTTTCGTGGATCAGCTCCGGATCGGTTGAGTACTCGATAATATCGTCGTCATCCCTGATAGATGTAGAAAGTATCGGATTACCTAACACACGCACAATTTCGCGGGCTATATTATTGTCGGGCACCCTGATACCAACCGTTTTTTTGTTGGAGCTGAGCATTTTGGGAACCATATGACTGGCATTGAATATGAATGTAAATGGCCCCGGCAACGCCTTTTTTAGTACGCGGAAAGTAGTATTGTCAATCGGTTTGATGTAATCAGAAATATGGCTCAGATCATAGCAAATGAATGAGAAGTTGGCCTTTTCGGGTTTGATATTCCTGATCTTACAAATGGCTTCAATAGCACGGTGGTTGGTAATATCGCAGCCCAAACCATAAATGGTATCGGTGGGGTATATAATCAGGCCGCCTTTTTTTAACACCTCAACCACCTGCTCAATAGCCTTTGGATTAGGGTTTTCGGGATATATTTTAATTAGCATAAGTATAAGAACAAATATAGCGCTACTTGGTTTAAAAACAGCGGCAAAACGTGCTTTAAATCACGTTATTATGATCGAAGAGACACGGTGGAATTTCAGATAGTAGATAGGAGGCACCTACGGAGCCAGCATTGTTTTATCTTATCACCTACAAACACGATACTCCTACGGAGTGCTTTGTTAAGTTTTTAACACTCCGTGGGAGTATCGTGTTTGTAGCAAAATAATAGATCAATTTATGGCTCCGTAGGTGCCACCTGTAATAAAAGCGATGCTTTTCGAATAATCTTGCTGTATTTAAAGATCGTTAAAAACCCAAAAAGCCATTCGCGTTAAACGAATGGCTTTGTTATTTGAATTTAACCTGCTTGCTGCTTCAATAATGCCGTGTTGTTTGGATCCTTTAACAACAGCGGCATTTTAAAAGTTAAAACACAGCAACAGTATTAAAACAATTAAGCTTGTTTAGTGAACTGTATGTTGATTAACAATTTAATGTCTTCGCCAACTACAATTGAACCGGCTTCAGTTACGCCGTCCCAGGTTAAACCGAAATCTTTACGGTTAATTTTACCGCTGATTTCGAAACCAGCTTTGGTATTGCCATAAAAGTCGGCAGCCGAACCACCAAATTCTACGTCGAGCGTTACCGGTTTGGTTTGATCTTTAATGGTAAGGTTGCCTTTCAATTCATATTCTTCATCATCAGTTTTGGTGAATGAAGTTGATTTGAAAGTGATCTGAGGATATTTTTCGGCGTCAAAAAATTCGGCCGATTTCAAGTGCTCGTCGCGTTGTGTCTGGTTGGTATCAATGCTGTTGATATCTAAAGAGAAATCAATTTCAGCATTTTCAAAATCATCATTATCAGTTAATAACTCACCGTTAAAGCTTTTGAAAAAACCACTCACGGTTGAAATAACCAGGTGTTTAACTTTAAATTGTACTTCTGAGTGCATAGGGTCAATAACCCATTTTGTTGCTGTTTCTGTTGCCATGATTTTTATTTCTTTTTTGTTGATACAAAGATAAGTACAAAAATAGATGTTTAAACATGTATTTTTACTTTGTGACTTTAAAACGACATTGAGTAAGTTTCTTAACCACAAATTTGCCCTATTGTTTAAATTATAAATCTATTTTTATCAAACTTAATAGCCGCTTCATATAAAATTAACTATCCATGAGAAAGCTCTTCGTTGTTTCGTTCTTTATCATATTCAGTATGCTTGCTTTGTGGACTGTCATCTGGCCACCCGCTGCATGGTCGTTTCTGTTCATGGGGCCTGTATATCTTATCGGCTTTTATGATATGGTACAGCCCAAACACAGTATTGTGCGTAATTACCCGGTGTTTGGCCACCTGAGGTATTTGATGGAAGAACTTAGGCCTAAAATATACCAGTACTTTATTGAAAGCGATACCAACGGTACGCCTTTTAACCGTCAAAACAGGAGTGTAATTTACCAGCGAGCCAAAAAAGTTGATGACACCCGTCCCTTTGGTACCGAGCTTGATGTTTATGATAATGGCTACGAATGGCTTAACCATAGCATAGCGGCAATTGATCACCATAAATTAAATATGGATCCCCGTGTAAAGGTCGGCGGGGCGGCCTGTACGCAGCCTTATATGGCCAGCGTATTCAATATTTCGGCTATGAGCTTTGGTTCGTTGAGTATGAACGCCATACTGGCCCTTAACGGCGGTGCAAAACTGGATAACTTTGCCCATAACACCGGCGAGGGGGGATTAAGCGATTACCACTTGCAACCAGGCGGCGATATCATTTGGCAAATAGGCACCGGCTATTTCAGTTGCCGCCATAAGGATGGTACTATGAACTACGATGCCTTTGCCGAACGCGCAGTGCTTCCACAAGTGAAAATGATCGAGATCAAGCTGTCGCAAGGAGCAAAGCCTGGTCATGGGGGGATATTGCCCGCTGCCAAGGTAACACCTGAAATTGCGCGGATCAGGCTGGTGGAGATGGGGAAGGATGTGGTTTCGCCACCGTACCATACCGCGTTCACCAATCCATTGGAGCTGATGGTATTTATTCAAAAGCTTCGGGATCTTTCAGGCGGCAAGCCAGTCGGGTTTAAATTGTGCGTTGGTCATAAAAGCGAGTTTTTAGCTATTTGCAAGGCTATGGTCAAAACAGGCATTACTCCCGATTTTATTACTGTTGATGGGGGCGAAGGCGGCACCGGCGCTGCCCCGCTTGAGTTCAGTAACTCGGTAGGGATGCCGCTGCGCGAGGCTTTGGCTTTTGTTTATGACGCGCTGACCGGGTTCGATCTTAAAAAACATATCAAGCTTATAGCATCGGGAAAAGTAGCCACGGGTTTTGACCTGGTCAAAAATTTTGCCCTCGGTGCCGATATGTGTAACAGCGCCCGTGGCATGATGTTCGCCCTGGGATGTATCCAGGCGCTTGAGTGTAACAGCAATACCTGCCCTACCGGCGTGGCCACACAGGATAAAAGCCTGATGAAGGGCCTGGTAGTGGATGATAAAAAAGTACGTGTGGCTAATTTCCACCGGCAAACGGTGAGCAGCGCCATTCAGATGATAGGTGCCGCGGGTTTAAGCAAACCGTGCGACCTGCACCGCATGTATATTTATCGCCGTGTTAACCACAGCCAGATCCTCACTTATGGCGAGCTGTTCCCTTACATCCCCAAAGGCAGTTTGTTAAATACACCTTATCCGGCATCGTTTGAGTTTGACATGGCCATCAGCAGCGAAAATACGTTTGTGCCTGATTATAGCGGGATTACAAATGTTGACTACAGCAATGTGAGTTCGTATTGAAGAAATTTTAAGGTTGATGATCAGAGGTTAATTAAAAACGGTGCAATTGCAGCTTTAAGCACGAACGCTTTAACCGGCTATAGTTAAATTCAACAGCCCTGCGCTTGAGAGGGGAATTGAAAACTCTTAACGGATCTGTTAGCATAACTAATGTCCGACACTCACCACCCTTGTCACTTTCCACAGCCCATCCTTATACTGCCAAATGTGTACAAATTTCATCAGGCCGATTACTGGTTGTCCGTTTTCGGTATGTGTGAAACGATGTGTACCCATTTCAATAGCGCCAAAGCCGGGCATGGGGTAAACCTCAAGCGTTTCTTTAAGCAGGTCGCGGCGCAGGTCGGCGGCTTGTTTGTTCTCGAAAATTCCTTTAAAGCCGGCCATGGTGCCGTCATAACCAGTTACGCCCTTACCATCGTTATAGAATTCAACATCGGGCGCAAACAGCGTTTTCATCACTTCTAAATTACGGCTGTTAAAGGCGTTGAACATTACACTATCCATGTGTGCGATGGTGTTAAATAACTGCTGGTCTTTTGGTTTAAACGCCTTGGTTTGCGCGTTGGCAACCGAGGCAGACAGTATCGCAGCAAAGCCAATAATGAACAGGGTATAGGTTGATTTTTTCATGATATGATAGAGCGTCTAATAATTAATTCACATAAAATAATTATATAATGTTAATAAACAGAATGTTAAGTTTTCGGCTTTGTGCGTTCAGTTTTTAGCTTTATATAAATGTATTAAATATATCATCATGACGCGCCACCATGGCCGATAGTGACAGTAGTACCGACCATTTTCATGGTGAAAAAAACTGTATAATGCTACTGCAATTCATAATTAAGTAAAAATGCTCCCGATTAACATAATTTAACGGTTTATGCCCGGCGCCGGTGTAATATTTGGACTGCATTTTACGTAACTTTACTTATTAAATTAAGCGCAATGAAAAGGAATATCTTTATGATAGGCTTGATGCTTTTAGGCGGTTTGTTTAGCGGCGCCCTAAAAGCCCAGGAAACAGCATCGCTGGTTGCCGATCAAAATCCACGCTACATGGAAAGCCAGGCAAAATATATCAGGGTTGCCGATACCCTGAACAGCCTGCACGGGGTAACCATACAAAATACTTACAAAGCTTACGATTGGTATGAAGCCAAACTGGAACGCCGCCGTCAAAACCGCGCGTGGCGGCATGAGGAACGCATGAACGGATATTATGATTATTCACCGTCATGGGGCTTATATGGCGGCTACTCTTATTCTCCATTTTTAAACTATGGATGGGGCAATCGCTGGGGCGGCTATTATGGTGGCCGCTGGGGTGGCCGTACAAGCATCGGTATCGGTTTTGGCTGGTAACAAATTAAGCGGCAATCAATCTAACACATCATAATTTATAATATACTACAAATGAAATTTAACAGGATTTTAACAGTTGCTGCAATAGCAGTTTCAGGGATTTTTATAGCCTCATGTTCAAGGCAGGTTACACGCGTTAGCACGGATCAAACTATTGATGTTAGCGGCAACTGGAATAACAGTGACGCACGAATGGCAGCCGATGAGCTTACCGGCAAAATTTTAGGTGCTAACTGGATAGATACTCACCTTAACGAGCACCAGGGTAAACGCCCGGTAGTTATAGTTGGCTTTGTACAAAATAAAAGCCACGAGCATATCGATGCCGAAACATTCTTAACCGATATTGAGAGCTCATTCATCCAATCGCAAAAAGTACGTTTAGTGCAGGGCGGTAAAAAACGTGATGAGTTACGCGCCGAAAAGGCCGATCAGCAAACAAACGCTACGGTATCAAGCATGAAAAAATTTGGCCTGGAAAATGGTGCCGATTATATACTGCAGGGTTCAATCAATTCAATAGTTGATTCGCATAAACGCCAAAAAGTTGTTTACTACCAGGTAAATCTGGAGCTTACCAACATTCAAACAAATGAAGTGGTTTGGATAGGCGAAAAGAAAATTGCCAAATACGTTAAAAACTAAAGCTGGTAAACATCATTGCCCTGAACATGGTACGCCCGTGTTCGGGGCAGTTTGCATTTAATAATGATCAACTTACGTACGCATATTCTCCGGGTATTTTCTTTTATCGGGCTGATGCTTTTTTTATCGGCGTGTTCAACCTATAATCAAAGCGTTGCGCCTTATTATAAAAATGTATCGGCCGGTAATTATCCCCAGGCCGAGAAGGAGCTCGATAATAACAGCCTCATTCAAAAGCCCCGAAATAAGCTCCTTTACCTGATGGAGAAGGGGAGGATCTGCCATTTGAAAGGCGAGTACGAAAATAGTAACAACTACTTTAACCAGGCCGATCAGTTGCTTGATGAAGGTTTGACCAGCGCGTCTGACGCCGCTGTTGGCGTTTTGCTTAATTCAGCATCGCAAAGGTATAAAGGAGAGGATTTTGAAAAGTTCATGATCCATTATTATAAGGCGCTCAATTATTTGTACCTGAATAAAACAGAGGATGCTATTGTTGAAGCCCGTCGTATTACTCTACAGGCTCAGGAACAGGGCGATAAGTATAACAATAAAGACAGCCGTTACTCAAACGACGCGTTTTCGCTGACGTTGCAGGGGATGTTGTATGAAAGCAACAACGATGTAAACAATGCATTTATATCATACAGGAACGCGGCGGAGATCTATCTTAAAAGTCCTGATAAAACTTATTACGGTACCCCGATGCCCGTTGAACTGGAAGAAGACGTGATCCGCACGGCCAAGCTAAACGGCTTCACAACTGAAGCTGACCAGTTTGAAACAACCTTTGGCATTAAATATGAACCTGTAAAACCATCGGAAGGCGGTGAGCTGATATTTTTTTGGGAGAACGGCCTTGCCCCGGTAAAAACGCAGGTCGACCTGTTTTTTAGCCTGATCCGTAATAGCAACGGCGACTTGTTTTTTACGGATGCTGCCGGAGGCCTGGTAATTCCCTTTAATTACGACGGTGACAGGAACAGGGTAAACACCAAGTCGGTTGAAAGTCTACGGGTCGCATTTCCTAAATATGTTGCGCAAACACCATATTATTCAAGCGCAAGTATTTCGGTTAATAACCAGGATGCGTCATTGGTAAAAGCTGAAGATATTAATGAGCTGGCATTTAAAACTTTGCAGCAGCGTGCATTAAAAGAGATGAGCGGGATCCTGTCGCGCCTTGCGGTGAAGAAGATAGCCGAATATTCGATACGTGCTGCTGCCAAAAGTGATGGCAAAACCAACGGGTTATTAGAAGGACTTGGTTATGGCATTCAGCTTTACAGCTTACTATCTGAAAAAGCCGATACCCGTAACTGGCAAAGCTTGCCTGCTTATATTTCTTATGCACGGATCCCTTTGCAAAAAGGAGATAACCAGGTACGTGTTACCCTCAAAAATGCCCAGGGCGCAACTGAAACCAAAACCATTACCATCCAGGGGAATGGCAGGTTGCAGTTTTATAATTATGCTACCTTGCGATAGCTGGCAACAATTATTGAGATTTGTATATAAACAAAAAAGCCATTTGCTGTTCAGGGCAGATGGCTAAGTTATATATTGATAGGGTTTAGGTTCAATATTTAAATACTTTTCTAAATATTTTTTAAAAATAACTTTAATATTTTCTCCTTGAAATACCCCTTTTTCAGTATATTTCAGTGTTTTATGAGTCGCGTTCAAAAAAACTAAAATATCTATTGCAATTAACAGCGCAGTAATCTCGCGTTCGGAGTATTGAACCATCAATAGTTTTCATCCACATATAAGAATGCCAAACCGGGCAGAGATTATTTGATCCGCTCTCGAGGCTTCGTAAAGCAGGTTTAAGCCAGTTGTTTTTCCGTTACCGAGATGAGGTTTACCAGTTGGTTCCCGGCAAGTTCAACAGCGCCGTCATTCTGTATTTCGATGCAGTTTTCGAGATTGGTATTGAGTTCGACAGTGCGGGCTATACGATTGGCTATTTCTTTAGCGTTTTCTCGTCCGCGCCCAACCAGGCGACTTACAATAACTTCGGGGCTCGCAGTTACTAATATTACTATCAGATCGGGGTAGAGCCGCTGTGCAACAGGCAGGTATTCGCGCGAGCCATTAACTACCACATTAAAGCCTTTATTAAGCCAGCTGTTTATTTCCTGCCCTATGCCATAGTATTTATCATGGCTCCCCCAGCTTAAAGCAAACATACCGGCTTTGCTC from Mucilaginibacter sp. SJ includes:
- a CDS encoding L-threonylcarbamoyladenylate synthase yields the protein MLIKIYPENPNPKAIEQVVEVLKKGGLIIYPTDTIYGLGCDITNHRAIEAICKIRNIKPEKANFSFICYDLSHISDYIKPIDNTTFRVLKKALPGPFTFIFNASHMVPKMLSSNKKTVGIRVPDNNIAREIVRVLGNPILSTSIRDDDDIIEYSTDPELIHEKYEDLVDIVIDGGYGDNIPSTIVDCTTGDFDIVREGKGDLELYL
- a CDS encoding YceI family protein, producing the protein MATETATKWVIDPMHSEVQFKVKHLVISTVSGFFKSFNGELLTDNDDFENAEIDFSLDINSIDTNQTQRDEHLKSAEFFDAEKYPQITFKSTSFTKTDDEEYELKGNLTIKDQTKPVTLDVEFGGSAADFYGNTKAGFEISGKINRKDFGLTWDGVTEAGSIVVGEDIKLLINIQFTKQA
- a CDS encoding FMN-binding glutamate synthase family protein — encoded protein: MRKLFVVSFFIIFSMLALWTVIWPPAAWSFLFMGPVYLIGFYDMVQPKHSIVRNYPVFGHLRYLMEELRPKIYQYFIESDTNGTPFNRQNRSVIYQRAKKVDDTRPFGTELDVYDNGYEWLNHSIAAIDHHKLNMDPRVKVGGAACTQPYMASVFNISAMSFGSLSMNAILALNGGAKLDNFAHNTGEGGLSDYHLQPGGDIIWQIGTGYFSCRHKDGTMNYDAFAERAVLPQVKMIEIKLSQGAKPGHGGILPAAKVTPEIARIRLVEMGKDVVSPPYHTAFTNPLELMVFIQKLRDLSGGKPVGFKLCVGHKSEFLAICKAMVKTGITPDFITVDGGEGGTGAAPLEFSNSVGMPLREALAFVYDALTGFDLKKHIKLIASGKVATGFDLVKNFALGADMCNSARGMMFALGCIQALECNSNTCPTGVATQDKSLMKGLVVDDKKVRVANFHRQTVSSAIQMIGAAGLSKPCDLHRMYIYRRVNHSQILTYGELFPYIPKGSLLNTPYPASFEFDMAISSENTFVPDYSGITNVDYSNVSSY
- a CDS encoding nuclear transport factor 2 family protein → MKKSTYTLFIIGFAAILSASVANAQTKAFKPKDQQLFNTIAHMDSVMFNAFNSRNLEVMKTLFAPDVEFYNDGKGVTGYDGTMAGFKGIFENKQAADLRRDLLKETLEVYPMPGFGAIEMGTHRFTHTENGQPVIGLMKFVHIWQYKDGLWKVTRVVSVGH
- a CDS encoding penicillin-binding protein activator LpoB; this translates as MKFNRILTVAAIAVSGIFIASCSRQVTRVSTDQTIDVSGNWNNSDARMAADELTGKILGANWIDTHLNEHQGKRPVVIVGFVQNKSHEHIDAETFLTDIESSFIQSQKVRLVQGGKKRDELRAEKADQQTNATVSSMKKFGLENGADYILQGSINSIVDSHKRQKVVYYQVNLELTNIQTNEVVWIGEKKIAKYVKN
- a CDS encoding COG3014 family protein → MINLRTHILRVFSFIGLMLFLSACSTYNQSVAPYYKNVSAGNYPQAEKELDNNSLIQKPRNKLLYLMEKGRICHLKGEYENSNNYFNQADQLLDEGLTSASDAAVGVLLNSASQRYKGEDFEKFMIHYYKALNYLYLNKTEDAIVEARRITLQAQEQGDKYNNKDSRYSNDAFSLTLQGMLYESNNDVNNAFISYRNAAEIYLKSPDKTYYGTPMPVELEEDVIRTAKLNGFTTEADQFETTFGIKYEPVKPSEGGELIFFWENGLAPVKTQVDLFFSLIRNSNGDLFFTDAAGGLVIPFNYDGDRNRVNTKSVESLRVAFPKYVAQTPYYSSASISVNNQDASLVKAEDINELAFKTLQQRALKEMSGILSRLAVKKIAEYSIRAAAKSDGKTNGLLEGLGYGIQLYSLLSEKADTRNWQSLPAYISYARIPLQKGDNQVRVTLKNAQGATETKTITIQGNGRLQFYNYATLR
- the phnN gene encoding phosphonate metabolism protein/1,5-bisphosphokinase (PRPP-forming) PhnN, which codes for MSKLFYVIGASGAGKDTLMNYARTRINGSENVVFAHRYITRPPFSGNENHVSLTNEEFALRSKAGMFALSWGSHDKYYGIGQEINSWLNKGFNVVVNGSREYLPVAQRLYPDLIVILVTASPEVIVSRLVGRGRENAKEIANRIARTVELNTNLENCIEIQNDGAVELAGNQLVNLISVTEKQLA